In Plasmodium malariae genome assembly, contig: PmUG01_00_25, whole genome shotgun sequence, the following are encoded in one genomic region:
- the PmUG01_00048600 gene encoding fam-m protein — MDKKVKLLLFIKIFTFILLTWICYFDSELCTYNKSIDKNYKHCKKFYTKSYRTLAKCKQNNNSNNVCLKEMLENNGVNNQRDISNNVKCREGKNKPSNRSLLNKAQYYVKIIDYNNGMFDGKHFHFEKKWIKKRDYDEFVEKKRKISDIALKKIKLRSYGFGVTIIFIFLFLGIGLAVLPKLPFLQVIWKTIEKASYFQSFKAAIESVERYVNNNLYILLYIVLMVILSVAVIIVIHKILRNNEKYTKMWLINE; from the exons atggataaaaaagttaagttgctgctttttataaaaatttttacatttatacttttaacaTGGATATGCTATTTTGACAGTGAGCTC tgTACGTATAACAAATCTAtcgataaaaattataaacattgtaaaaaattttatacaaaaagtTATCGAACACTGGCAAAATGTAAACAGAATAATAATTCGAATAACGTATGCTTAAAAGAAATGCTTGAGAATAATGGAGTAAATAATCAAAGagatatatctaataatgtaaaatgcagagaaggaaaaaacaaaccATCGAACAgaagtttattaaataaggcGCAATACTATGTGAAAAttatagattataataatggaatgtttgatggaaaacatttccatttcgaaaaaaaatggataaaaaaaagagattatGACGAATTTGttgagaaaaaaaggaaaattagtGATATagccttaaaaaaaataaaacttagAAGTTACGGTTTTGGAgttactataatttttatttttttatttttgggAATAGGATTAGCCGTACTACCAAAATTACCATTTCTGCAAGTTATATGGAAGACGATCGAAAAAGCATCATATTTTCAATCTTTTAAAGCGGCTATTGAGTCTGTGGAAAGATATGTAAACAATaatctttatatattattatatatcgtACTTATGGTTATATTATCAGTCGCAGTTATAATAGTGATTCATAAGAtcttaagaaataatgagaaatatacaaaaatgtgGTTGATTAATgagtaa
- the PmUG01_00048500 gene encoding fam-l protein has translation MEQKITSMLFKKISTFILLSWICHIYIYTRTYNKFLDECNNHRRKLYTRNCRLMAKYNQDKNSSVVCLKEETTNSANYEKDICNNVKCASVKKNQSNGCLQRNARGQKMYMKNKACVFETKKYSHLEKKIFKELDYEDFLKKNRTISDRIYRKIMRKKCGLRLALPLLLFLVLSISFILDNFCRCGLTYGLFNIIILISPGSSPGPSIRETQLSSAINSFYDLLNKPPLKWFTKVLRRGKDGKLENYCVKGFLGFLIYFVPLFILGTILISAVFYYHKKVKKYENIKFRKK, from the exons atggaacaaaaaattacgtctatgttatttaaaaaaatttctacgTTTATCCTTTTAAGTTGGATAtgtcatatttatatatatacg AGAacatataacaaatttttgGACGAATGCAACAATCATCgcagaaaattatatacaagaAATTGCCGTTTAATGGCAAAATACAATCAGGATAAAAACTCTAGCGTTGTATGTTTAAAAGAAGAGACAACAAATAGTGCGAACtatgaaaaagatatatgtaataatgtaAAGTGTGCCTCAGTAAAAAAGAATCAGTCGAATGGATGCTTACAAAGGAACGCAAGAGGCCAGAAAatgtatatgaaaaataaagctTGTGTATTTGAaaccaaaaaatattcccatttagaaaaaaaaatatttaaggaaCTTGATTATGaagattttcttaaaaagaATAGAACAATTAGTGATAGgatttatagaaaaataatgcGTAAAAAATGCGGATTACGACTTGCTTTacctttattattgtttttggTACTATCGATATCATTCATATTAGATAATTTTTGTAGATGTGGGCTTACATATGGtttgtttaatataataattcttatttCACCTGGTTCATCTCCTGGTCCTAGTATTCGTGAAACTCAGCTTTCTTCGGccataaattctttttatgatTTGTTGAATAAACCACCTTTAAAATGGTTCACAAAAGTTTTAAGACGAGGAAAAGATGGTAAATTGGAAAACTATTGTGTAAAGGGTTTTTTAGgatttctaatatattttgtaccattattcatattagGCACCATACTTATATCAGcagttttttattatcacaaaaaagttaaaaaatatgaaaacattaagttcaggaaaaaataa